The segment TGTATTGTGCCATTATCATAAAGGCACTTGTCGAGAGCCTCTGTGGGGAGAGACACATTGTATGATTCCTCATGTCGTATACTTATCCAATACATCTGGTTTAAAAATTGGTATTACACGAAAAAACCAAGTACCTACGCGATGGATTGATCAAGGTGCTGTTGCTGCTATTCCTGTTTTTGAGGTTTCTACACGTCGTATCTCTGGAATTATTGAAGCTGAAATGGGTAAAAGTATGTCTGATAGAACCAGTTGGCAAGCGATGTTGAAGGGGGGGATACCGCCACTCAATCTTGTTGCAGAAAAACATAAACTGATTACAGCAACTCAAGATTTACTTGAAAAAACACGCACCGAATTTCCTAACGAACAGATTAACATTGTTCGTTCAGATGAGGTTTTTGAATTTCAGTATCCAGTTTTAAAATATCCAAGCAAAGTGACTTCTTTATCTTTTGATAAGACTCCTAGAATTGAAGGATCTTTGCTTGGCATCAAGGGACAATATCTTATCTTTGATGTTGGGGTTGTCAATATGCGAAATTTTGGGGGATATAACCTTAAGCTTTTATTGCTCTGATAGCGGATATTCTTGAGCTGGTTTTTCATGTTGTTTTGGTGGGCCCAAAGCAAGCCATCGCGAATAAAGTAGCATACTCTATGCCTAATACTTCTTCAGTACTTGACCAACGTTGTCTTTATCAAGACAAGAGTTGACTCCTTATCTTAATTTAGACGATCAACTTTGGTAAAATGGGTATTTTTGATTATTCATTAAGTCATTATGTATTCGTGAGGTAAACATGAAGTCCGGTCCAGACACAGAGATGAAACGAAAAAGAGATGAAATGGATTACTCTGAAGATATTAATTTAATGTATAAAAAAAAGAAAGCTCAAGACAGTGCAGAAAACCAAATAAAATTTAACAATCAATCACTTGAAGAAAAATATCAAACGGTAATTAAAGATCCGCTTTATACTAAAATTTCTATTGAAACATTACATGAATGTTTTTGCTTGCTCGAAGAAGCGGGGTGGAATGAAGCAGAACACAGCAAATTGTACATGGGACTTCTGAATAATCCCAACTATGCGAAAGATTTGGTGGATTATTTTAAACAATTAAAAGCATGCGGATATGTTTTCGAGGAATATGAAATATACTATTGCAAAGGAATTAAATATGCTTGTTATACTAAAGATTTAACTGAAAGTTTTGGATGTTTTGAAAAAATAGAAGCTCCTCTTAATACAAAAGGCTTATTTTTGCTTCAGCCAATGATTGAAAAATCAAAAGAGGCTCATCATTTATTTCCGTATTTAAAAGAACTCAATGAGATGGGATTTACAGATGAAATCATCTATTCAAAATTGATTGAGTATTCTGGTTACGCTAAAGAATTAATGGAATCTTTGAAATATTTAAAAGAAAAGGGATTTTACTATTCTGAATGTAAAAAGATGTATATCAATTTAATGCATCAAGCTTCTTTTGCTAGAGAATTGATTGAATGTATTCAAAATTTTAAAGAAATGGGATATAGCTATACTCAGCATCAAAGATATTATGATAGTTTAATTGATTATCCTCATCAGGCTAGAAAACTTGTTCAGGCTTTTAAAGATTTAAAAGAAGCGGGATTTAGCTATGAGAGCCATTCATTGCTTTATGATGTAATAGCAGCTATGCCTGAAAAAGCTAAAGAATGTATAGGGTGCTATAAAGAAATTGAAAACTTTGGTTTTCCCTTAGAAAAAAGCAAGATTCTTTTTTTGTCTGTAATAAACAATTCTGATTATTCATTAAAGCTCCTCAAGGGATTTCTTTTATTAAAAGACTCTGGTTTTAACTTAGAAGAACATGAGCAGCTTTACTGGAAATTAACAAACAGACCCTCTATGGCTGATCAAATAGCTGAAGGATTTGAGCTGCTTAAAGAAATAGGTTTTGAATATACAGAATACCCATTGTTGTATCAGAAATTTTTGGATAATATAGAAAATATTGAGTTATTCTTAATAAAATGTAGAAGTTTTAATGCGGGTGTATTTCCTTACACGCAGTTTAAATCTTTTTATCATGCTTCTATACTTTATCCTGATTTTGCCCAATATATCATAAATAATTTAATCATTTTTAATCCCAAAGATCATGTTTCATTATTTAATGATATATTTTCATTATTAACTGTTTTAAATCCTAATCGTAGCCTAATTATAAGAAAAATTAAAAAACTAGTTCAATATGCTGATACAAATGTCATTTTAACGCCCATTGATG is part of the Candidatus Berkiella cookevillensis genome and harbors:
- a CDS encoding DUF2797 domain-containing protein — encoded protein: MNKIGRLSKMVVSHTSPVSYALPLGEFLLPLNDLIGKSFALEFTGLIQCIACGREIKKSFQQGYCFPCTRKLAQCDLCILKPVLCHYHKGTCREPLWGETHCMIPHVVYLSNTSGLKIGITRKNQVPTRWIDQGAVAAIPVFEVSTRRISGIIEAEMGKSMSDRTSWQAMLKGGIPPLNLVAEKHKLITATQDLLEKTRTEFPNEQINIVRSDEVFEFQYPVLKYPSKVTSLSFDKTPRIEGSLLGIKGQYLIFDVGVVNMRNFGGYNLKLLLL